In Flavobacterium lacustre, a genomic segment contains:
- a CDS encoding 2-isopropylmalate synthase encodes MNREKVQIFDTTLRDGEQVPGCKLDTNQKLVIANRLDEMGVDIIEAGFPVSSPGDFLSVSEISKIVKNATVCGLTRAVKNDIDVAAAALKHAKKPRIHTGIGTSNSHIVHKLNTTREDVIARAKFAVAHAKSYVEDVEFYAEDAGRTENDFLARVCEEVIKSGATVLNIPDTTGYCLPEEYGAKIKYLKENVKGIENVIISCHCHNDLGMATANSIAGAVNGARQIECTINGIGERAGNTALEEVVMIFKQHPYLNLDTNINTRQLNEMSRLVSESMGMMVQPNKAIVGANAFAHSSGIHQDGVIKNRATYEIMDPLEVGVNESSIILTARSGRAALAYRAKKVGYELTKVQLDIIYVEFLKFADIKKEVLDEDIHQIIEACKMYSEVTRS; translated from the coding sequence ATGAATAGAGAGAAAGTTCAAATTTTTGACACCACTTTAAGAGATGGCGAACAGGTCCCAGGATGTAAATTAGATACAAACCAAAAACTTGTTATTGCCAATCGTCTCGACGAAATGGGTGTTGATATTATAGAGGCTGGTTTTCCTGTTTCGAGTCCAGGTGATTTTTTATCCGTTTCAGAAATCAGTAAAATAGTTAAAAACGCAACTGTTTGTGGTCTTACAAGAGCGGTTAAAAACGATATTGATGTTGCTGCAGCTGCACTAAAGCATGCAAAAAAACCTAGAATTCATACCGGAATTGGTACTTCAAATTCACACATTGTACACAAACTTAATACAACAAGAGAGGATGTTATTGCCAGAGCAAAATTTGCCGTGGCTCATGCTAAATCATATGTTGAAGATGTAGAATTCTATGCTGAAGATGCTGGTAGAACAGAAAATGATTTTTTAGCACGAGTTTGTGAAGAAGTTATTAAATCAGGAGCTACCGTATTAAATATTCCTGATACAACCGGATATTGTTTGCCTGAAGAATATGGTGCTAAAATTAAATATTTAAAAGAAAACGTAAAAGGAATCGAAAACGTAATCATTTCTTGTCATTGTCATAATGATTTAGGAATGGCAACAGCGAATTCTATTGCAGGTGCTGTAAATGGTGCAAGACAAATTGAGTGTACTATAAATGGAATAGGAGAAAGAGCCGGAAACACTGCACTTGAAGAAGTGGTAATGATTTTCAAACAACATCCTTATTTGAATTTAGACACTAATATTAATACGAGACAATTAAACGAGATGAGTCGTTTGGTTTCTGAAAGTATGGGAATGATGGTGCAACCCAATAAAGCTATTGTGGGTGCTAATGCTTTTGCACACAGTTCAGGAATTCACCAAGATGGTGTGATTAAAAACAGAGCTACATACGAAATAATGGATCCGTTGGAAGTTGGTGTTAATGAATCTTCTATTATTTTGACTGCCAGGAGTGGTAGAGCTGCATTAGCGTACAGAGCTAAAAAAGTAGGATATGAGTTGACAAAAGTACAATTGGATATCATTTACGTCGAGTTTTTGAAGTTTGCAGATATTAAAAAAGAAGTATTAGATGAAGATATTCATCAAATTATCGAAGCCTGCAAAATGTATAGTGAAGTAACAAGAAGTTAA
- the leuB gene encoding 3-isopropylmalate dehydrogenase, producing MNLKIAVLSGDGIGPEVILQAKKALYAIGVVYDHEFVFEDALIGAIAIEKTGNPLPEQTLNLCLNTHAVLFGAIGDPMYDNDPTAKIRPELGLLKLRKELGLFANIRPIKAYPKLMDSSPIKKEVLQGTDFIVYRELNGGMYFGDKTTNEEGTYASDLCEYNEEEITKITHLAFKAAQGRRKKVTLVDKANVLETSRLWRKVVTNIAKEYPDVTLNFLYVDNAAMQIISNPRQFDILLTDNLFGDILSDEASVISGSIGLMASASLGEKHSLFEPIHGCYTEAKDKNIANPIAAILSVALLLEHFGLTTESKKVIKAVERAIITQVVTVDLKVNSQFGTNEVGDFISNYIMNEGDLYFKKDFVQIGQSTIV from the coding sequence ATGAACTTAAAAATAGCAGTACTTTCGGGAGATGGGATAGGACCAGAGGTTATTTTGCAAGCAAAAAAAGCTTTGTATGCGATAGGAGTAGTGTATGATCATGAGTTTGTTTTTGAAGATGCGCTGATTGGTGCTATTGCTATCGAAAAAACAGGAAATCCGTTACCGGAACAAACTTTAAATCTTTGTTTGAACACGCATGCAGTTTTGTTTGGAGCCATTGGTGATCCAATGTATGATAACGATCCAACTGCTAAAATTCGTCCAGAATTAGGCTTGTTGAAACTAAGAAAAGAATTGGGTTTATTTGCTAATATTAGACCAATCAAAGCGTATCCTAAATTAATGGATTCTTCTCCAATAAAGAAAGAAGTTTTACAAGGAACTGATTTTATAGTTTATAGAGAATTGAATGGCGGAATGTATTTTGGTGACAAAACCACAAATGAAGAAGGAACATATGCTTCTGATTTGTGTGAATATAATGAAGAAGAAATTACAAAAATTACCCATTTAGCTTTCAAAGCAGCACAAGGTAGACGTAAGAAAGTTACCTTAGTTGATAAAGCTAATGTATTAGAAACATCTCGGTTGTGGAGAAAAGTAGTTACTAATATTGCTAAAGAATATCCGGATGTTACGTTAAACTTCTTGTATGTTGACAATGCGGCAATGCAAATTATTTCGAATCCAAGACAGTTTGACATTTTATTAACCGATAATCTTTTTGGAGATATTCTTTCTGACGAAGCGAGCGTTATTTCGGGTTCTATTGGGTTAATGGCTTCGGCATCTTTAGGAGAAAAACATTCTCTTTTTGAGCCAATTCACGGTTGTTACACAGAGGCAAAAGATAAAAATATTGCAAATCCAATTGCAGCAATACTTTCGGTGGCGTTGTTGCTAGAGCATTTTGGACTTACAACAGAATCTAAAAAAGTTATTAAAGCTGTAGAAAGAGCTATTATTACTCAAGTGGTTACTGTAGATTTAAAAGTAAATTCACAATTTGGAACGAATGAAGTGGGTGATTTTATTTCAAATTATATAATGAACGAAGGTGATTTATATTTTAAAAAGGATTTTGTTCAAATAGGACAATCGACTATTGTTTAA
- the ilvD gene encoding dihydroxy-acid dehydratase, with translation MELNKYSKTITQDQTQPAAQAMLYGIGLTEEDLNKAQVGIVSMGYEGNTCNMHLNDLAKDVKQGVWDADLVGLIFNTIGVSDGISNGTEGMRFSLVSRDVIADSIETVMGAQWYDGLIAVPGCDKNMPGALIAMGRVNRPSIMVYGGTINSGRWKGEHLNIVSAFEALGKKFQKTISDEDFKGVIKNSCPGPGACGGMYTANTMSSAIEALGMSLPYSSSNPALSEDKKQECVDAGKAIRILLEKDIKPRDIMTRKAFENAITIVAVLGGSTNAVMHLIAMAHAVDIEITLKDFQEISDKTPVLADLKPSGKYMMEDLHAVGGVPAVMKYLLKEGYIHGECLTVTGKTIAENLANVPDLQDGQEVIHEIQKALKSTGNIQILYGNLASEGCVAKISGKEGEYFEGPAVVFESEFTVIPGIQSGLVKPGDVVVIRYCGPKGGPGMPEMLKPTSAIMGAGLGSSVALITDGRFSGGSHGFVVGHVTPEAYDGGGLAFVEDGDLITIDAVKNTINLKISDEEFAKRKAAWVQPALKATKGVLLKYARSVSSASTGCVTDK, from the coding sequence ATGGAATTAAATAAATACAGCAAAACCATAACACAAGACCAAACTCAACCTGCGGCACAAGCAATGCTTTATGGAATTGGATTAACAGAAGAGGATTTAAATAAAGCGCAAGTAGGAATTGTCAGCATGGGTTACGAAGGAAATACATGTAACATGCACTTGAATGATCTTGCCAAAGATGTCAAGCAAGGTGTTTGGGACGCGGATTTAGTTGGATTGATTTTTAATACTATTGGAGTAAGCGACGGAATTTCAAATGGAACTGAAGGAATGCGTTTTTCATTGGTTTCTCGCGATGTAATTGCTGATTCTATCGAAACAGTTATGGGAGCACAATGGTATGATGGTTTAATTGCCGTTCCAGGTTGTGATAAAAATATGCCTGGAGCATTAATCGCAATGGGGAGAGTAAATCGTCCTTCTATTATGGTTTATGGAGGAACAATCAATTCCGGAAGATGGAAAGGGGAACACCTGAACATTGTATCTGCTTTTGAAGCATTGGGAAAAAAATTCCAAAAAACTATTTCTGACGAAGATTTTAAAGGAGTTATAAAAAATTCTTGCCCTGGTCCGGGAGCTTGCGGTGGAATGTATACAGCCAATACAATGTCATCTGCCATTGAAGCATTGGGAATGAGTTTGCCTTATAGTTCCTCAAACCCGGCTTTGAGTGAAGACAAAAAACAAGAATGTGTTGATGCCGGTAAAGCCATCAGAATATTATTGGAAAAAGACATCAAGCCTAGAGATATTATGACTCGTAAAGCTTTTGAAAATGCCATTACAATTGTTGCCGTTTTAGGAGGTTCTACCAATGCAGTTATGCATTTAATTGCTATGGCGCATGCAGTAGATATCGAGATTACATTGAAAGATTTTCAAGAGATAAGTGATAAAACACCTGTACTTGCCGACTTGAAACCAAGTGGTAAATATATGATGGAAGATTTACATGCTGTTGGAGGTGTTCCTGCGGTAATGAAATATTTATTGAAAGAAGGATATATTCATGGAGAATGTTTGACTGTAACCGGAAAAACAATCGCTGAAAATTTAGCTAATGTTCCTGATTTACAAGATGGTCAAGAAGTAATTCATGAAATTCAAAAAGCTTTAAAATCAACTGGAAATATTCAAATTTTATACGGAAACTTAGCTTCAGAAGGATGTGTGGCTAAAATTAGCGGAAAAGAAGGAGAATATTTTGAAGGACCTGCTGTTGTTTTCGAAAGTGAATTTACAGTTATTCCAGGAATTCAAAGTGGTTTAGTAAAACCAGGCGATGTAGTCGTCATCAGGTATTGTGGTCCAAAAGGTGGTCCGGGAATGCCTGAAATGTTAAAACCAACATCTGCTATTATGGGAGCTGGATTAGGAAGTAGTGTTGCTTTGATTACAGATGGTAGATTCTCTGGAGGTTCACATGGTTTTGTGGTAGGACACGTAACGCCAGAAGCTTATGACGGAGGTGGTTTAGCATTTGTTGAAGATGGTGATTTAATTACTATTGATGCTGTTAAAAACACCATTAATTTGAAAATATCTGATGAAGAATTCGCTAAAAGAAAAGCAGCTTGGGTTCAACCGGCTTTGAAAGCGACAAAAGGGGTTTTATTGAAATATGCAAGATCGGTCTCCAGTGCTTCAACAGGATGTGTGACCGACAAGTAA